The stretch of DNA attatattagtttgacctaataaagttgaattagcaacataattaacttttaaaatatatgaaatttattttcattttaatattttaaagttaattttaagaaaaacacttttagtttagatattatttctagacaaactatttgtatttttcttgtatttaattaaatatagaattttaactaactaagattctttctggagcttatttaattaaatattcatatttaagttataaattagttgtatcaactgatttttcttatctaacttaaatttgaatattttatttaaatttttaaatcaagttgaggaatcttaggcattagttattaaagattcttaagatattttttaagttaatatcttttcaaatattaacttaaaatggaatattttagatattttttggttaatatcttttcaaatattaactttaaaggatatcttcaaattaagtggttacaacttaattttgatatttaattaaatctaaatttgaaattatttaagttttagatttttttctatctaacttaaattagatatttttcaaatttttgaaatgatacttagtcaaataagatattttctagatagtaatttctagactacttattatttctaatatttaaataggaaaattatactttgtgaaattaattatttaaataattaattttggtacaattttattaagtatatttttcctagtattaaatagaaattaataattaagccttctctacacttaattattatttcttgaatttaatacatttaattaacttgaaaaatctaaatatctaagttgattttcatcatgatacttaaatatttattgattttttcatgacacttaattaaatagaaaataatttttaggttgaaatctattttttcaacttaaatttaaataattttcaatatatatatatttttctttattttattaatcaatttcgaaatttgcattttatttatgcaatattttcgaattttttgaaaaatagattgagttgtaaattaattatttattttaattaattcttgggccaacttcaatcaatgattttttcatttaattgattaatttaaaataaatgaatttaaaaatatatatattattagaaattgaattaactagtcaaaagaatatctagataggtgatatttttgcttgaagtatttcttttctttttttttattatttttcgaaaattgtatatttttatatactttaaattttcgaacccaataaatatattctcaaaggaaatttttaagttgctaattatttatttaattcaacttaaattaatttccttaatatttatatttaagattattactaagatggaaataattaattttatttcaatcaccatctaagtataattttataaatattatattaaattcttatttttgaattttaattcttaatttagaatttaatgagatttatttattagaataataaagaaaatacattttaaacaatgagctttattattattaagatattcgatctccattgtggattttacaccgcgtttgatttagtgagtaatcctcccaaatggaggaacgttcattagcaatttcgcaccgtttaatctcgcatgataagtggtttgtaagtgttttatatggtatagatcaccctaatggtggcgacctgATACGAACCACACCAACTTGTGATGAAACCCGACACCAAATATGGAACAGCCACCAAGAACAAACGATGTTGGAATGGAACCTCGACCCAATGCTTAGCGAAGCACGAACCTTGGTATAAGGAAGACGCCACAAACGGGGATGGAAATCCGTTTGATAAGTCAAGTTGAACGCCACAAGGATACCTCCTTGATAAGTTCACAAGTTTCTTCAAGAACTCTAGAAGATAAAACTCACAATTTGCATATATGATAATCTGCTTTTTACAATGGAAAGGTAGTCCCTTTTATAGGACGAAAATGACACCTACAAGACCTTTGGACTTCAACATTAACACACCTAAGACCTTTGGTCTTTCCAATAAAAGCATACTAAATAAGACTCTTGGTCTTCATAATGAAAGCTCCATAATGAAGACCTTTTGACTCCACTCTTGTAACTTCCACACAAAAGAACTTGacacataaaattaaataaaacgtgACACATATAATGAAATGTGACACATAAAGATAAATAAAACGTGACACATATAATGAAGCTTCAAAATTCAGTCCACTTTGATGAGTATGACCAATCTTTGTTCTCCTTCCGTGTTGACCACGGTCTCTTCTTGATTTAAGACTTTGTGTACTAGGCTGTTAAGCTCTTCCTTGAATCTCTTAGCTCGTGCCCTAGTCACTGGACCCACTGGAATTGGACTTGATACTTGGTCCTTGATGTCCTCATCATTCCCCCCTTCTTTAGAAGGATTTGTCCTCAAATCTTCACCTGTATCAAATGGACTTAAATCAGAAACATTAAATGTAGCACTAACATTATATTCACCTGGCAAATCGAGTTTGTAGGCATTGTCATTGATCCGTTCAAGTACTTGAAATGGACCATCTCCGCGAGGCAGCAATTTAGAACGCCTTTGTGTTGGAAATCTCTCTTTCCTCATGTGTAACAATACCCAATCACCTGGTTCAAAAACCTGCTTGTGACGACCCTTGTTAGCCTGCTTAAGGTATTGTTCAGTCCTCCTTTCTATGTTGAGTCGGGCCCTCTCATGGAATTTCTTCACAAATTCTGCCTTCTTCTCGCCATCTAAATTCAAATGCTCGTAAACAGTAAAGGTGATAAATCCAAAGGAGTTAGAGGATTAAAACCATAcacaatttcaaatggtgaaaaTTTAGTAGCAGAATGCATTGCACGATTATAGGCAAACTCAACATGTGGCAAACAATCTTCCCAAGTCTTAATGTTTTTACTTATGATTGCCCTTAACAAGGTGGATAGGGTCCTATTAACTACTTCTGTTTGACCATCTCTTTGAGGGTGACAAGTAGTAGAAAATAACAATTTTGTCCCAAGTTTTCCTCACAATGTTTTCCAAAAGTAACTTAGGAACTTAGCATCCCTATCTGATACAATTGTTCTAGGCATACCATGTAATCTCACAATTTCCCTAAAGAACAAATCTGCAACATTAGATGCATCATCGGTTTTATGACAAGGGATAAAATGAGCCATTTTAGAAAATCGGTCTGCTACCACAAAGATTGAATCCCTCCCACGCTTACTTCTTGGTAGACctaacacaaaatccatagaAATGTCAACCCATGGTGAACTAGGGATAGGTAGGGGTGTGTAAAGGCCATTTGGCTGTACTCTTGATTTAGCTTGCCTACAAGTGACACACCTACCACAAATTCGCTCAACGTCCCGTTTCATATGGGGCCAAAAGAAATGCTCTTGCAACATAGCTAGAGTTTTAGCAACTCCAAAATGTCCCATCAACCCTCCCCTGTGGGACTCTCTAACAAGCAAATCTCTCACAGAACAATTAGGCACACACAATCTATGTTCCCTAAATAGAAAATCCTCATGCCTATAAAACTTTCCTTCAGCAGTCTTTTCACAAAGAGCATAAATTTCCCCAAAATCATGGTCAGCAGAATTCAACTCTTTTATATGTTCAAACCCAAGCAATTTAGCATCAAGAGTAGAGATTAGAGCATACCTGCGAGAAAGGGCATCAGCAACCACATTCTCCTTACCTTGTTTATACCGAATGACATAAGGAAAGGTCTCAATGAACTCAACCCATCGTGCATGTCTCTTGTTGAGTTTGTGTTGGCTTTTCAAATGTTTTAAGGATTCATGATCCGTGCGAATCACAAACTCCTTTGGCCACAAATAGTGCTGCCATGTTTCTAAGGCACGCACTAGTGCATACAATTCTTTGTCATAAGTGGGGTAATTGAGGGCAGCCCCACTTAGCTTTTCACTAAAGTATGAAAGCGGTCTCCCATCCTGCATAAGAACAGCGCCAATACCAAGCCCAGAAGCATCACATTCAATTTCAAAAGTGTTAGAAAAGTTAGGCAAAGCAAGTAAAGGAGCATGCGTAAGCTTGTATTTCAGCGGGAAATGCCTCCTCTTGAGCTTCACCCCATTTGAatgacacatttttttttattacttctgTAAGTGGAGCGGCAATTGTGCTAAAATTTTGCACAAACCTCCTGTAGAAGCTAGCAAGTCCATGAAAACTTCTAACATTACCTATCGATGTAGGGGTCGGCCACTCTTGGATGGCTTTGATCTTTTCCTCATCCACCTGAATACCTGTAGCACTTACAACAAAACCTAGGAATACAAGCTTATCGGTGCAGAATGTACACTTGCTAAGGTTAGCGTATAAACTTTGTTTCCTAAGGACTTCCAAAACAGATTGCAAATGCAACACATGGTCATGCAAATTCTTACTGTAAATAAGAATAtcatcaaaatacacaacaaCAAATTTGCCAATGAAAGCACGCAATACATGATTCATTAAGCGCATGAAAGTACTAGGTGCATTAGTTAATCCAAACGGCATGACTAACCACTCATACAAACCATGTTTAGTTTTAAAAGCAGTTTTCCATTCATCCCCTTCTTTCATACGTATCTGATGATACCCACTTTTgagatcaatttttgaaaacacacaagaaccaTGCAATTCATCTAGCATGTCATCTAAACGAGGAATGGGATGTCGATACTTTACCGTTATATTGTTGATGGCTCGACAGTCAACACACATCCTCCATGTTCCATCCTTCTTTGGAACTAGAATCACTAGAACAACGCAAGGACTCATGCTTTCTCTCACATGTCCTTTCTCCATCAATTCTTCAATTTGCCTTTGCAATTCCTTTGTTTCATCAGGATTGCTTCTGTAGGCTGGTCGGTTTGGGATGGAAGCACCTGGAACAAAATCAATTTGATGTTCTATTCCTCTAATAGGTGGTAACCCATGTGGTACCTGCTCAGGAAATAAATCATCGAATTCCTGCAAAAGAGACACAATGGTACTCGGCAGCGAAGAATCAAGTTGGTTAGCATTTAAAAGAGCCTCCTTATACACTAGTAAAATCATGGGCTGTTTTGTGCACAATGCTCTCTTAATCTCACTTTTGTTTGCATAAAAGTGTTGTTTTCTCTCACTTGATTCCAcacttttctctctttttctctcattcTGTTTCCTCTCACTCATCTTTCCACTCTCTTTTTGCTCACTCAGTTTCTTTTTGTCACTCAATTTTTGCAACCTCGCTTGATCTTCATACACTTGTTTTGGTGTCAAAGGCGCTAGAGTGATTGCCCGCTGACGGAAAGTAAATGAGTACTTGTTGGTGAAGCCATCATGTTGTACTCGTCGATCAAATTGCCAAGGCCTTCCTAGAAGGAGGTGTCCAGCTTGCATTGGAACGACGTCACACAGCACCTCATCTTCATACTTGCCAATGCAAAATGAAACAAGTACTTGTTTTGTAACCTTCACTTCACCACTATCATTCAACCATTGCAACTTGTATGGACAAGGATGCTTAAGCGTTGTAAGCCCAAGCTTGTCAACCATAGAAGCACTTGCAACGTTAGTACAACTACCTCCATCAATAATGACACTACATACCTTGTCCCTCACATGACATCGAGTGTGAAAGATGTTCTCCCGCTGCACTTCTTCTGCCTCTTCTTTTGCTTGCAAATTCAGGACTCGCCTTGTAACTAGTGCAAGCATCTCTCCGCATTCTCGGGCCATATTCATTATCGAAGCATCTTCCAATGGTGGCATGTCGGCAAGATCATCTTCACCTTCGAATCTATTTCTCCACTTTCCCGAATCACCATAACTCTTTGGTTTGGACACCGGCCGGCTATATGTCCCCGCCCCCCGGCATTTGAAACACCTTATCTCACTAGAATGAGACTTAGTTTGAGTTGTTTTACCTTGAGGTGGCGTGGCTGTAGTGGATGGTTTTGGTGTAGATGATGAACTGGGTTGGTCATCCTTCTTTGGATAGTTTGACCTCCAAGGTGTTGTACTTGGCTTGTGTGTGCTCGGCCTTGATCTCGAACTTGAACTACCCTTCTTGAGCTGTCTCTCAACTTTGATTGCCATGTGAACCAAATCTTCTAACTCCACATAATGGTGTAGCTCGATTGGGTCAGCAATCTCTCGGTTCAACCCATTTAAAAACCTCGCCATTGTTGCCTCCCGATCCTCTTCAACATTGGCTCTAATCATAGCCATCTCCATCTCCTTGTAATACTCATCAACACTTCTGTAGCCTTGACGAAGGCCTTGCAACTTAAGATAGAGATCACGATATAATGAGGTGGTACAAACCATCGCCTCATTACCCTCTTCATTGCCTCCCATGTTTCAATAGGGCGATCTCCACTCCGTCTCCTGTTAGTGCACAACTGATCCCACCAAACAATAGCATAATCAGTAAACTCAATGGCAGCAAGTTTTACCTTCTTCATGTCTGAATAGTTGTGACAATCAAAGACTAACTCCATTTTCTTCTCCCACTCTAGGTATGCTTCAGGATCACTCTTCCCTTGAAAGGCTGGGATTCTCATCTTTATATTCCCCAAATAATTGTCTACTTGGTTCCTATCTTCTCTATTCCCACCATACCTCCTATTGGTACCCGTCGACATCCTATCAACCTCTTCATCAGAAACTACTCCTTCGAAATCTCCTTCATTTTCATTCCCCCTTTGGTGTACTCTTCTCCCCCTTGGTCTCTGTTGTGCTCCTTCTTTCACCCTATTCAACCGCTCATGTATTTGCTCACACTCCTCCCTCAACAATCTCCTAATCTCCCCCATAATGGCTTGAAGTTGTAGATTTGGAACTGTAGGTTGTGGATTGTTATCACCCAAGTTTTGTGACATGATTAAAAATTCTGCAAAACAATAAAGTTAGACAAGTATAGAAAGGACCTCACTACACTCCCTCACGTGTTTCACTCAAAGAAAAGTGGTCACTCAAAGTCACTCGTGTTTCACTCAATAATGGCTTTTACCCTTAAATAAGCTCACACCTCTGCCTTTTTCCACTCTTTATCTTATTTAAGCTCTTTGAAAACTAGTGAAATGGAGGTTCAAGCAGTCAATTCTACCCAATAAAGCAAACGAAAACCCATGAAAAAGTGGCGAAAagtggtgattttttttttgttggtgaTTTTGGAACACTAGAGTGGGGTTTAGGCAAAAGGGCCTTTAGACTGTAAGGAAcaagaatataacaaaaaaaaatttaatatgggTTTAGGCAAAagtggtgatttttttttttttttggtgattcttttttttttttttttttgtttgaaaaccaaAAGCCAACCTGAATTCAAGTACGAATTAATACCAAAATGCTTCAATAACAATGCTTCCAAAACTCTTTGACACTAGAGTAAACAATGGGAACAAGGGAAAACAAATGAGTTGAAATGAAGACAGATTAGGACTTAGCAATATCAAACAGATTCGAATTTCAAGGAATAAGGAAAAGATTGAACAAGGAAACGAGTGTGACAAAGAAATTAACAACAATGGTTACGGATTTTAAGAAAGAGAACAAGAACAAGACTAACaacaaggaacacgaatagagttttttttttttttttgaaatattgagacactaaaagaataaaaaggatAAGCCAAACCGGATGAAcctttgctctgataccaactgataCGAACCACACCAACTTGTGATGAAACCCGACACCAAATATGGAACAGCCACCATGAACAAACGATGTTGGAATGGAACCTCGACCCAATGCTTAGCGAAGCACGAACCTTGGTATAAGGAAGACGCCACAAACGGGGATGGAAATCCGTTTGATAAGTCAAGTTGAACGCCACAAGGATACCTCCTTGATAAGTTCACAAGTTTCTTCAAGAACTCTAGAAGATAAAACTCACAATTTGTATATATGATAATCTGCTTTTTACAATGGAAAGGTAGTCCCTTTTATAGGACGAAAATGACACCTACAAGACCTTTGGACTTCAACATTAACACACCTAAGACCTTTGGTCTTTCCAATAAAAGCATACTAAATAAGACTCTTGGTCTTCATAATGAAAGCTCCATAATGAAGACCTTTTGACTCCACTCTTGTAACTTCCACACAAAAGAACTTGacacataaaattaaataaaacgtgACACATATAATGAAATGTGACACATAAAGATAAATAAAACGTGACACATATAATGAAGCTTCAAAATTCAGTCCACTTTGATGAGTATGACCAATCTTTGTTCTCCTTCCGTGTTGACCACGGTCTCTTCTTGATTTAAGACTTTGTGTACTAGGCTGTTAAGCTCTTCCTTGAATCTCTTAGCTCGTGCCCTAGTCACTGGACCCACTGGAATTGGACTTTTTACTTGGTCCTTGATGTCCTCATcacgaccatatttgacttacaaattgcgaaacaatggtagaagctcatgagatagaatagccttgactctcgcctaaacgggacaatgctggattctgatcttgatcaaataaaaggttgctagaatgtttaacattttagatgagctgacaactctattcaatggatggtagctttgactctcgcctaaacgggtcACTgttatcagtttgttgaaaaccttggaaattatttaggattgaattttttaagtattttctcatatcattcctactttctatgtgcttataatttcttaatAGATTTtctgttaaaccattatttaatttctatttgttgatttctattattttgtagtatcctgtttaccAAAATGAATCcgatgttatcactgttgactgaaaataagctgaatggatctaactttaataaatggaatgagaacattaatattgctctcataggagaaagtgccttgtttgttttaactgagccgtcacctgaagtgcctggggataatgcatccaaagctgtgaaagaaaagtatgagcgttggcagaaagcaaatgacaaagctctatactttatgctttctagcatggtggacaccctcaaaactcggttttctaaaactgagaaggctgctgaagttatgacgaagttaaatgagctattcggtaaggcatcacttcagtcaccctttgacgcgactaagaagtacattaacgcacggatggaacctcatcaaaacgtgtgtgaccatgttctcctcatgtccagttatttccaagaagcccaggatcatggtgctgaaatggacagtgctactcaagtaagtcttatcttgaatagcctgactccagcatttctaccatatacatcaaattatgtcatgaataagaaggaaattgactttcatgaattagtcaatgaccttcaaacttatgaaaatttgattggaggaccctaGAAGAAAGGGaataaacctcataatcctggtaatggtaatgggacgataaaacctgtagcaaatgttgcctctgcttcaaagcccaaatcgaagaagaagtggaagaacaccaagaagcgaacaaaaccatgaaaaaggctgctccttctggtgatgctacacttaaaggaaagtgtttccactgcaatgaaaaaggtcattggaaaccccagtgtcctaaacttcttgcaaagaaacaaggtatttccattaataaactttaagagttttagtaaattattatccaattggatttatgattctggactaaactttgtttatttattttcttcttctgataagccaagctacttgaactcaattgagttggattaaaaagctggaccaagggtgaaatcgtccagatgaagatgaagctcttcaatttttgaattaattgttttagtttaaagacaatttggatttcaaattttagttagggatatttatccctgtttctctcatattgttgcaatacattttttttattaataaagttttattttcgaaatcaatattgcaatttatgagaatgagcttcatttattttatcttcatcaattattaccacattatatttgtatgtttgtatgtgtaagtgtttttattattgatgcaaattctataatatttacaactcttcatagagttatattatataaacactagaaattatttctatgtttatcaataattgttaattctcatacacttattaagaatttgtttaataaaaggatcttatgatctgataggggtggagaaaagttaagaaaactatgcagttcaacgatcttttatatctaatgaactctggatagtattcaactccacataaactctatcacactaagagaatcatgatctttacaacctttaggggtggatcataatctctatatacttaggggtggaggttatccatagtaccctatatgtatattcttaggggtggagtctattccacaattccctatgaaacacatatcttgtttaaacatagaagtaatataatgagtcagctattgtcaatataaattcttgatcttgattgtatgt from Cannabis sativa cultivar Pink pepper isolate KNU-18-1 chromosome 2, ASM2916894v1, whole genome shotgun sequence encodes:
- the LOC133034941 gene encoding uncharacterized protein LOC133034941, giving the protein MRKERFPTQRRSKLLPRGDGPFQVLERINDNAYKLDLPGEYNVSATFNVSDLSPFDTGEDLRTNPSKEGGNDEDIKDQVSSPIPVGPVTRARAKRFKEELNSLVHKVLNQEETVVNTEGEQRLVILIKVD